From a region of the Pectobacterium aquaticum genome:
- the crp gene encoding cAMP-activated global transcriptional regulator CRP, which produces MVLGKPQTDPTLEWFLSHCHIHKYPSKSTLIHQGEKAETLYYIVKGSVAVLIKDEEGKEMILSYLNQGDFIGELGLFEEGQERSAWVRAKTACEVAEISYKKFRQLIQVNPDILMRLSAQMASRLQVTSEKVGNLAFLDVTGRIAQTLLNLAKQPDAMTHPDGMQIKITRQEIGQIVGCSRETVGRILKMLEDQNLISAHGKTIVVYGTR; this is translated from the coding sequence ATGGTTCTCGGCAAACCGCAAACAGATCCAACTCTCGAATGGTTCCTTTCCCATTGTCATATTCACAAGTATCCATCGAAGAGCACGCTGATTCACCAAGGTGAAAAAGCAGAAACGCTTTACTACATCGTGAAAGGCTCTGTCGCAGTGCTAATCAAAGATGAAGAAGGCAAGGAAATGATTCTCTCCTACCTCAATCAGGGCGATTTTATCGGCGAGCTCGGCCTGTTTGAAGAAGGTCAAGAACGTAGCGCTTGGGTTCGGGCAAAAACCGCCTGTGAAGTGGCCGAAATTTCCTATAAAAAATTCCGCCAGCTCATCCAGGTTAACCCAGATATCCTCATGCGTCTGTCTGCACAAATGGCAAGCAGACTTCAGGTGACCTCTGAGAAGGTCGGCAACCTCGCCTTCCTTGATGTGACCGGCCGTATTGCTCAAACCCTACTCAACCTGGCCAAACAACCTGATGCTATGACGCATCCAGATGGCATGCAAATTAAAATTACCCGTCAGGAAATTGGGCAAATCGTTGGCTGCTCGCGTGAAACCGTGGGTCGTATTCTGAAAATGTTAGAAGACCAGAACCTGATCTCTGCACACGGTAAAACGATTGTCGTTTACGGCACTCGCTAA
- a CDS encoding helix-turn-helix domain-containing protein encodes MTAKSKFKSPAFEAIHSAASGLFSVDAIPQETMRNFDKACLNNVDDLQPIEIKALREKLNVSQPVFARYLNTSVSTVQKWESGAKRPNGLSLKLLTVVQKHGLKVLV; translated from the coding sequence ATGACCGCAAAAAGTAAATTCAAGAGTCCTGCATTTGAGGCTATCCATAGCGCGGCTTCTGGATTATTCAGTGTCGACGCTATTCCACAGGAAACCATGCGCAACTTTGACAAAGCGTGTCTCAACAACGTGGACGATCTTCAACCCATTGAGATTAAGGCACTGCGTGAAAAGCTGAACGTAAGTCAGCCGGTTTTCGCCCGTTACCTGAACACCAGTGTTTCGACAGTGCAGAAATGGGAAAGCGGCGCAAAACGCCCTAACGGGTTATCGCTGAAACTGCTTACCGTGGTGCAGAAGCATGGGTTGAAGGTGTTGGTTTGA
- the pelA gene encoding pectate lyase PelA: MKYLLPSAAAGLLLLAAQPTMAANTGGYATTDGGDVSGAVKKTARSLQEIVDIIEAAKKDSSGKAVKGGAYPLVITYNGNEDALIKAAEANICGQWSKDPRGVEIKEFTKGITILGTNGSSANFGIWMVNSSNVVVRNMRFGYMPGGAKDGDAIRIDNTPNVWIDHNEIFAKNFECDGTPDNDTTFESAVDIKKASTNVTVSYNYIHGVKKVGLSGSSNTDTGRNLTYHHNIYSDVNSRLPLQRGGQVHAYNNLYDGIKSSGFNVRQKGIALIESNWFENALNPVTARNDDSNFGTWELRNNNIASPSDFAKYNITWGKPSTPHINADDWKSTGKFPAVPYSYSPVSAQCVKDKLASYAGVGKNLAVLTAANCK, translated from the coding sequence ATGAAATACCTACTGCCTTCTGCAGCCGCTGGGCTGTTGCTGCTTGCTGCCCAACCGACAATGGCCGCAAATACGGGGGGTTATGCCACCACTGACGGCGGCGACGTTTCCGGTGCTGTGAAAAAAACCGCACGCTCTCTGCAAGAGATCGTCGATATCATTGAGGCCGCAAAAAAGGACTCAAGCGGTAAAGCGGTCAAAGGTGGCGCCTACCCGCTCGTTATTACTTATAACGGTAATGAAGATGCGCTAATCAAGGCCGCTGAAGCTAACATCTGCGGCCAATGGAGCAAAGATCCGCGCGGTGTAGAAATCAAAGAGTTCACCAAAGGGATCACTATCCTCGGTACCAACGGTTCTTCCGCTAACTTCGGCATCTGGATGGTTAACTCTTCCAACGTTGTCGTGCGTAACATGCGCTTCGGCTATATGCCTGGCGGTGCAAAAGATGGCGATGCCATCCGTATTGATAACACGCCAAACGTTTGGATCGATCACAACGAGATCTTCGCCAAAAACTTCGAATGCGACGGTACACCAGACAACGACACCACCTTTGAATCAGCGGTTGATATCAAGAAAGCCTCAACCAACGTCACCGTGTCGTACAACTATATCCATGGCGTGAAAAAGGTAGGGTTGAGCGGTTCAAGCAACACGGATACTGGTCGTAACCTGACTTACCATCACAATATTTACAGCGATGTTAACTCACGTCTGCCGCTGCAACGTGGTGGTCAAGTGCATGCTTATAACAACCTGTATGACGGTATCAAAAGTTCAGGCTTTAACGTCCGTCAGAAAGGGATCGCACTGATCGAAAGTAACTGGTTCGAAAATGCACTCAACCCAGTGACCGCACGTAACGACGATTCCAACTTCGGTACCTGGGAACTCCGTAACAACAACATTGCCAGCCCATCTGATTTTGCTAAATACAACATCACCTGGGGTAAACCTTCTACACCGCATATCAATGCGGATGACTGGAAAAGCACTGGCAAGTTCCCAGCTGTCCCGTATAGCTACTCTCCAGTTTCTGCACAGTGCGTGAAGGATAAACTGGCGAGCTATGCCGGCGTAGGTAAAAACCTGGCGGTACTGACAGCAGCTAACTGCAAATAA
- the argD gene encoding bifunctional acetylornithine/succinyldiaminopimelate transaminase: protein MAAEQKAVTRDTHDKVILPVYAPAKFVPVKGKGSRVWDQDGREYIDFSGGIAVTALGHCHPALVNALQQQGEKLWHTSNIFTNEPALRLASKLIDATFADRVFFVNSGAEANEAAFKLARHYAVKRHSPYKTKIIAFYNAFHGRTLFTVSVGGQPKYADGFGPKPADIVHVPFNDLAAVKAVMDDHTCAVVLEPIQGEGGITPATPEFLQGVRDLCDRHKALLVFDEVQSGMGRTGKLFSYMHYGITPDILTTAKALGGGFPISAMLTTEEIASAMTVGVHGTTYGGNPLACAVAEAALDIINTPDVLSGVADRHDRFVSELEKINQQYDVFKQIRGMGLLLGAELKPQWHGRAGEFLAAATAQGLMVLMAGPNVIRFVPSLIIDEEDIAQGMAKFAKAVAQVVSG, encoded by the coding sequence ATGGCAGCAGAGCAGAAAGCAGTGACACGGGATACTCACGATAAAGTGATTTTGCCAGTTTATGCACCCGCGAAGTTTGTACCCGTGAAAGGTAAAGGGAGCCGCGTCTGGGATCAGGATGGCCGCGAGTATATCGATTTCTCCGGCGGTATTGCGGTTACAGCGCTGGGTCACTGTCATCCTGCATTGGTGAACGCGTTGCAGCAGCAGGGTGAAAAGCTGTGGCACACCAGCAATATTTTCACTAATGAGCCTGCGCTACGTCTTGCCAGTAAATTGATTGATGCTACGTTTGCCGACCGTGTGTTTTTTGTTAACTCCGGTGCTGAGGCCAATGAAGCTGCCTTTAAGCTGGCGCGTCACTATGCGGTTAAACGCCATAGTCCTTATAAAACCAAGATCATCGCCTTCTACAATGCATTCCATGGTCGGACGCTGTTCACCGTCTCAGTCGGCGGACAGCCTAAATATGCCGATGGTTTCGGGCCGAAGCCTGCCGATATTGTTCATGTTCCCTTCAACGATCTGGCCGCTGTTAAAGCGGTGATGGACGATCACACTTGTGCGGTCGTGCTGGAGCCGATTCAGGGCGAGGGCGGGATTACACCTGCGACGCCTGAGTTTTTACAAGGCGTTCGCGATCTGTGCGATCGGCACAAGGCGCTGCTGGTATTTGATGAAGTGCAGAGCGGGATGGGGCGTACTGGTAAATTATTCAGCTACATGCACTATGGCATCACACCTGATATTCTCACAACGGCTAAGGCGCTGGGCGGTGGGTTCCCGATTAGCGCAATGCTGACGACGGAAGAGATCGCATCGGCCATGACGGTTGGCGTACACGGTACCACCTATGGCGGCAACCCGTTGGCCTGTGCAGTGGCGGAAGCCGCGCTGGATATTATCAATACGCCGGACGTGCTATCAGGTGTAGCGGATCGTCACGATCGCTTTGTCAGTGAGCTTGAGAAAATCAATCAGCAGTACGATGTATTCAAACAGATCCGCGGTATGGGGCTGTTACTGGGGGCTGAACTGAAACCGCAATGGCACGGTCGTGCGGGCGAGTTTCTGGCTGCGGCAACGGCTCAGGGGCTTATGGTGCTGATGGCTGGGCCGAACGTAATCCGCTTTGTGCCATCTTTGATCATTGATGAAGAGGATATTGCGCAGGGGATGGCAAAATTTGCTAAAGCCGTCGCGCAGGTCGTTAGCGGCTAG
- the pelC gene encoding pectate lyase PelC — MKYLLPSAAAGLLLLAAQPTMAANTGGYATTDGGDVAGAVKKTARSMQDIIDIIEAAKLDSKGKKVKGGAYPLVITYNGNEDALINAAEANICGQWSKDARGVEIKEFTKGITIIGTNGSSANFGLWMVNSSNVVVRNMRFGYMPGGAQDGDAIRIDNTPNVWIDHNEIFAKNFECAGTKDGDTTFESAIDIKKASTNVTVSYNYIHGIKKVGLSGFSSSDTGRDLTYHHNIYDDVNARLPLQRGGQVHAYNNLYTGITGSGLNVRQKGIALIERNWFENAKNPVTSRYDGSNFGTWELRNNNVMSPADFAKYNITWDKDTKPYVNAEDWKSTGTFASVPYSYSPVSAQCVKDKLANYAGVNKNLAVLTAANCN, encoded by the coding sequence ATGAAATACCTACTGCCTTCTGCAGCCGCTGGGCTGTTATTACTTGCGGCCCAACCAACGATGGCGGCAAATACGGGGGGTTATGCCACCACTGATGGCGGTGACGTTGCTGGAGCTGTGAAAAAAACAGCACGTTCCATGCAAGATATCATTGATATCATCGAAGCCGCGAAGCTGGATTCCAAAGGTAAGAAAGTCAAAGGCGGCGCTTACCCGCTCGTCATCACCTATAACGGTAATGAAGATGCGTTGATCAACGCCGCTGAGGCTAACATCTGCGGCCAGTGGAGTAAGGATGCACGCGGTGTAGAAATTAAAGAGTTCACCAAAGGCATTACTATCATCGGAACCAACGGGTCTTCCGCTAACTTCGGGCTCTGGATGGTTAACTCTTCCAACGTTGTCGTGCGTAACATGCGTTTTGGTTACATGCCGGGCGGCGCGCAGGATGGTGATGCTATTCGTATCGACAACACACCGAACGTCTGGATTGACCACAACGAGATCTTCGCGAAAAACTTTGAATGCGCAGGTACAAAAGACGGTGACACAACATTCGAATCCGCGATTGATATCAAGAAAGCCTCTACCAACGTGACGGTGTCGTACAACTACATTCATGGCATCAAAAAAGTGGGGCTGAGCGGCTTCAGCAGCAGTGATACGGGCCGTGACCTGACTTATCATCACAATATTTACGACGATGTTAACGCTCGCCTCCCACTGCAACGTGGTGGTCAGGTTCATGCGTACAACAACCTGTACACCGGCATCACAGGTTCTGGTCTGAACGTGCGCCAGAAAGGGATTGCGCTGATCGAACGTAACTGGTTTGAGAATGCGAAAAACCCAGTGACCTCACGTTATGACGGTTCCAACTTCGGTACCTGGGAACTACGTAATAACAACGTCATGAGCCCAGCCGATTTCGCTAAGTACAACATCACCTGGGATAAAGATACCAAACCCTACGTGAATGCCGAAGACTGGAAAAGCACTGGCACATTCGCTTCTGTTCCTTACAGCTACTCTCCTGTTTCTGCACAGTGTGTGAAAGACAAACTGGCGAACTATGCTGGCGTGAACAAAAACCTTGCCGTGCTGACAGCAGCAAATTGCAACTAG
- a CDS encoding aminodeoxychorismate synthase component II codes for MLLIIDNYDSFTYNLYQYFCELGAQVVVKRNDELTLREIEQLAPERLVISPGPCTPDEAGISLAAIRHFANKLPILGVCLGHQAMGQAFGARVVRARQVMHGKTSAIAHSDTGVFAGLAQPLTVTRYHSLIIDSASLPDCFEVTAWSEHEGTRDEIMGIRHRALPLEGVQFHPESILSQQGHQLLDNFLKI; via the coding sequence ATGCTGCTAATTATCGATAACTACGACTCCTTTACCTACAACCTTTACCAATACTTTTGTGAGCTTGGTGCACAGGTTGTGGTGAAGCGTAATGATGAACTGACGCTGCGTGAGATTGAACAGCTTGCGCCTGAGCGATTGGTTATTTCACCGGGTCCTTGTACGCCGGACGAGGCGGGCATTTCACTGGCTGCAATCCGTCACTTTGCCAATAAATTGCCTATTTTGGGCGTGTGTCTTGGGCATCAGGCGATGGGGCAGGCGTTCGGCGCGCGCGTGGTGCGGGCACGACAGGTCATGCATGGCAAAACCTCAGCGATTGCGCATAGCGATACGGGAGTTTTCGCGGGGCTGGCACAGCCGTTGACGGTCACCCGTTATCATTCACTCATTATTGATTCCGCCTCGCTACCCGATTGCTTTGAAGTTACGGCCTGGAGCGAACATGAAGGAACGCGTGATGAGATTATGGGGATTCGCCATCGCGCATTGCCGCTGGAAGGGGTGCAGTTTCACCCAGAGAGCATTCTTAGCCAGCAAGGGCATCAGCTTTTGGATAATTTCCTTAAAATTTAG
- a CDS encoding type II toxin-antitoxin system RelE/ParE family toxin, with amino-acid sequence MRVFKTKWFTKAAKYHSIKDSELCEAIEAVMQGKADDLGGGVYKKRLNQNRDRAIILAKGGQHWFYTFLFAKQDMANIDNSELAGFRELAKHYATLADEKITALIKSKELVEICHDRKK; translated from the coding sequence ATGCGTGTATTCAAAACCAAATGGTTTACTAAGGCGGCTAAATACCACTCCATCAAGGATAGCGAGTTATGTGAAGCTATTGAGGCGGTGATGCAAGGGAAAGCTGACGATCTCGGCGGCGGCGTTTATAAAAAGCGGCTGAACCAGAATCGCGATCGCGCCATCATATTAGCGAAAGGTGGACAGCACTGGTTTTACACTTTCCTATTTGCCAAGCAGGATATGGCAAATATCGATAATAGCGAACTGGCCGGGTTCCGCGAGTTGGCGAAGCACTACGCAACCCTTGCCGATGAAAAAATTACGGCACTGATTAAGAGTAAAGAACTGGTGGAGATTTGCCATGACCGCAAAAAGTAA
- a CDS encoding OsmC family protein: protein MQARVKWVEGLTFLGESASGHQIVMDGNSGDKAPSPMEMVLMSVGGCSAIDVVSILQKGRNDVADCEVKLTSERRSDAPRLFTHINLHFIVTGKGLTDNAVERAVALSAEKYCSVALMLGKAVEVTHSHEIRVLE, encoded by the coding sequence ATGCAGGCACGGGTAAAATGGGTTGAAGGCTTAACGTTTTTGGGCGAATCTGCATCAGGGCATCAGATAGTGATGGACGGCAATTCCGGTGATAAAGCGCCCAGTCCGATGGAAATGGTGTTGATGTCTGTAGGGGGATGCAGCGCGATTGATGTGGTATCGATTCTGCAAAAAGGCCGCAACGATGTAGCGGATTGTGAAGTGAAATTAACGTCAGAGCGTCGGTCTGACGCACCGCGTTTATTTACCCACATCAATCTGCATTTTATCGTGACGGGAAAAGGGTTGACCGACAACGCTGTCGAGCGAGCCGTCGCCCTGTCGGCGGAAAAATACTGCTCTGTGGCACTGATGCTGGGCAAAGCCGTTGAGGTGACGCACAGCCATGAAATTAGAGTGCTGGAATAA